DNA from Halobaculum sp. XH14:
CCGGAGAACGACCTCGTCGCCCTCGGGTTCGGCCGTGAGCGTTATCGACGTGGTCTCCCGGTCGGCGTGCTCGACGGCGTTTTCCGCGAGGTTCTCCATCGCCGCCCGCACGACCGCCGGTCGCGTGGTGACGACGAGCGACTCGGGGGCGTCCACGGCGACCGCGACTGCCGTCCCGTCGTCGAGTGCCGCCGCGAGTTCGCGGACCAGCGCCGCCAGGTCGGCATCCCGCCGTTCGCGTCGCTCGCCCCCATCGCTGGTGACGAGGTCCTCGACGTCCCGGGCCTTCTCGCCGAGTTCCTGGAGGTCCCTGCCGCGCTCAACGACCGCGCTCGCCCAGTCGCTCTCGGGGCCCTCCAGCCGGTCTTCCAGCATCTCCGCGCGGCCGACGACGACGGTCATCCCGTTCCGGAGGTTGTGTCTGAGCACCCGGTTGAGCACCTCGAGGCGCTGTCTTCGCCCTTCCCGCTCGGTGACGTCGGTGAACGTCACCGTGTTGCCGACGACCCTGTCGTGGTGGTCCTCGATGCTCGAGACCGTCACCTCGTAGGTCCGGTAGCCGTCGGCGTCCGCGAACTCGAGGAGCTGACCGCCGTCCGCGTCCAGGTCGACGTCCGGTGCGATGTCGTCGAGCCGGTCACGCACGACCGTCCCCGCGGACTCGCCGAACACCGCCGCGGCCGCGCTGTTCAGTTCGATGATCCGGCCGTCCGCGTCCACCACGACGACGCCCACGCCGACGTCCTCGATGGCCGCGCGCCTGCCGAGCGCCTGCGTCGCCGGAACGAGCCCGAGCAGTTCGAAGCGGAACAGCGCGAACGCGAACGCGACCCCCGTCAGCGCCAGCGCGAGCGGCGTCGGGTCGAGCGCGGGCGCCGGCGGGAGGAAGAACACCGACTTGACGTGCGCGGCGAAGCTGACGACCGCACCAGCCAGCAGCGCGAGCCCCTGGTCACGGTAGAGCGCGCCGTAGGAGACGACCGTCTCGAGCAGCAGCAACAGTCCCGCGCCGATGATCGCCCAGCCGTACGCGGCGTGGACGTAGTGCCAGATCTCGGGGTCGTACAGCACCGTCGCCGCGCCGAACGTCGGGGCGATCCGGTAGTTCGTCCACAGGAGGTCGTGCGAGCCGGTCGTCGCAACCAGCACGAGCGTCGCGGCGGGGACGAGACAGGTGGCGACGACGACCCTGCGGGTGACGTACTCGCCCCGCCCGGTGTACCCCAGCGCGAAGAACAGCCAGGCGGGCGCGACGATGGCCTTGCCCACCTCCAGGGGAACCTCCATCGCCTCGCGCAGCAACGGGTCGAAGGTGACGAGCGCGACCGCGTACGAGAGCGACCAGACGGCGACGCCGACCATCAACAACACGAACGACGGCGCGCCGGGTTCCGCGCGTTCGCGCCAGGTGTAGCTTCCCACGGCGACGGCCGTGCCGGCGGCCACCAGGGCGAAAAACACCAGCACGGAGCCGGTCAACATCACCGGACCGATGGAGGCCAGGGGCTTAAATCGCCACCAAGGAGCCGGAGCCGGCCCGGTTCAGCCGTCGTCCCGTTTCCGGTGCTCGTTCAGGCGGTCACGGAGCCGCTTTGCGGCCTGGCCGGCGACCGTGGCGAACTCCTCGCCAGCCTCGGAGCCGGCGAAGATGATGCCCCGCGAGGAGTTCACCAGCCCGACCCCGTCCGCGAGGCCGTACTCGACGGCTGCCTCGGCGTCACCGCCCTGCGCGCCGACACCCGGGACGAGGAACGGCAGGTCCGGCACCGCCTCGCGGACGTCCGCGAGTTCGTCTGGCGTCGTCGCGCCGACCACCAGCCCGACGTTGCCGGCCTCGTTCCACAGGTCCGCCAGCGCGGCGACCCGCCTGTACAGCGGTTCCCCGGAGTCGAGTTCGAGGTCCTGGA
Protein-coding regions in this window:
- a CDS encoding histidine kinase N-terminal 7TM domain-containing protein, which produces MLTGSVLVFFALVAAGTAVAVGSYTWRERAEPGAPSFVLLMVGVAVWSLSYAVALVTFDPLLREAMEVPLEVGKAIVAPAWLFFALGYTGRGEYVTRRVVVATCLVPAATLVLVATTGSHDLLWTNYRIAPTFGAATVLYDPEIWHYVHAAYGWAIIGAGLLLLLETVVSYGALYRDQGLALLAGAVVSFAAHVKSVFFLPPAPALDPTPLALALTGVAFAFALFRFELLGLVPATQALGRRAAIEDVGVGVVVVDADGRIIELNSAAAAVFGESAGTVVRDRLDDIAPDVDLDADGGQLLEFADADGYRTYEVTVSSIEDHHDRVVGNTVTFTDVTEREGRRQRLEVLNRVLRHNLRNGMTVVVGRAEMLEDRLEGPESDWASAVVERGRDLQELGEKARDVEDLVTSDGGERRERRDADLAALVRELAAALDDGTAVAVAVDAPESLVVTTRPAVVRAAMENLAENAVEHADRETTSITLTAEPEGDEVVLRVEDDGPGIPEAELEALSAGRETALSHGSGLGLWLVQWAARALGATLTFADREPRGTAVELRLPASNETVGTD